The region ACTCGCTGTCCTCCTGACATCAGAGAGTGGCTCCAAAAGGATCTCTTTGAAGGCCCTTTCCATTTCCTTCACGGTTGGATCATCGTTTTTTACCAGGTGTATTTCAAATGGAGGACTTGTGCGGTTCTTATGTTCAAAGTACTTTTTGATTGTGGTGACTACAACATCAGCACAAATTGAGACTGGAAAGTTGAATATTCCAGAGCTCACTGCTGGAATGGCAACAAAGGAAAATTTGtgctcctctgcacatgtcatGACGTTCAAAATACCTTTAGTCAAAAGTTTCTTTGCATGGGATATCATGTGCACTGTTGGGTCATTCTGCAGACACGGGCCTACCAAATGAATCAGCTTCATGCAAGGTAGTTTGCCTGCTGTGGTAACTGCAACTTGTCCAGCCTTTTAATTTGCCATTTTTGGCAATGAAGAGATCACTCTCTGCTTGGATAGTATGTCCTCCAGTAGCAGACAGTGCCTTTGCAAGTCCACCCAT is a window of Maylandia zebra isolate NMK-2024a linkage group LG22, Mzebra_GT3a, whole genome shotgun sequence DNA encoding:
- the LOC143414514 gene encoding protein mono-ADP-ribosyltransferase PARP9-like, whose protein sequence is MANKASVTVRKRDLCAFKVDAIVNAANESLSHMGGLAKALSATGGHTIQAESDLFIAKNGKLKGWTSCSYHSRQTTLHEADSFGRPVSHAKKLLTKGILNVMTCAEEHKFSFVAIPAVSSGIFNFPVSICADVVVTTIKKYFEHKNRTSPPFEIHLVKNDDPTVKEMERAFKEILLEPLSDVRRTARARGFSIYTGKDRAPCEKNNRSDKGHCITGDVSQTNSFTINSITMSSV